In Nocardia sp. NBC_00403, one DNA window encodes the following:
- a CDS encoding alpha/beta hydrolase family protein, translating to MIGSTRRAVAVLGAIVLLGGSAACAAADKPDADSRATSTPAEQSIRGEIVSATPVAQMSAADTSTYLNASARNGIDAYRVVYRTIDTSGRPTTASGLVVLPRTDSRRLRVVSYAHGTLSLKSDAPSVNGTTRPDRARTIMFAGAGYAAVAPDYLGLGEGPGFHPYTHAPTEVSASVDLLRAARAVAAREQRELDPDILVTGFSQGGQAATALGKALHAGQIPGFGLAALAPVSGPYDVQNVQTPAGLDGRVMPASAVFYFAYWLTSMNRIHHLYDSPAEAFQQPYAATVEALFDGNHTEIAIGAALLTAPQQLLTPKFIAWSRNPTGAARDAVADTDGTCDWTPRVPVHLYAASGDRSIPYANSEHCLQALHSDKATLLDLGDIDHGSTARIALPQILEVFQQQAPPT from the coding sequence ATGATCGGATCCACGCGTCGCGCGGTCGCGGTGCTCGGCGCGATCGTGTTGCTGGGTGGGTCGGCGGCGTGTGCGGCAGCGGACAAACCGGACGCGGACAGCCGCGCGACCTCGACACCCGCCGAGCAGTCGATCCGCGGCGAGATCGTCTCGGCAACACCGGTCGCTCAGATGTCGGCAGCCGACACCAGCACATACCTGAACGCCTCGGCCCGCAACGGTATCGACGCCTATCGCGTCGTATACCGGACCATCGACACCAGCGGCCGGCCGACGACCGCGAGCGGCCTGGTCGTGCTGCCGCGCACCGACTCCCGCAGGCTGCGCGTGGTCAGCTACGCACACGGCACACTGTCGCTCAAGAGTGATGCGCCGTCGGTGAACGGGACGACCCGCCCCGACCGGGCGCGCACCATCATGTTCGCCGGGGCGGGCTATGCGGCGGTCGCGCCGGACTATTTGGGACTCGGCGAAGGCCCGGGGTTCCACCCCTACACCCATGCCCCGACGGAAGTCAGTGCCTCTGTCGACCTGTTGCGCGCGGCCCGCGCGGTCGCGGCCCGCGAGCAACGCGAACTCGACCCGGACATCCTGGTCACCGGCTTCTCCCAAGGCGGCCAGGCGGCGACGGCGCTGGGCAAGGCACTGCACGCGGGCCAGATCCCCGGCTTCGGGCTCGCGGCGCTGGCACCGGTGAGCGGACCCTACGATGTGCAGAACGTGCAGACGCCCGCCGGACTGGACGGCCGGGTGATGCCCGCGAGCGCGGTCTTCTACTTCGCATACTGGCTCACCTCGATGAACCGCATCCACCATCTCTACGACAGCCCCGCCGAAGCATTCCAGCAACCGTATGCCGCCACAGTGGAGGCACTCTTCGACGGCAATCACACCGAAATCGCCATCGGCGCAGCCCTGCTCACCGCGCCACAACAACTGTTGACGCCCAAGTTCATCGCCTGGTCACGCAACCCCACCGGAGCCGCACGCGACGCCGTCGCCGACACCGACGGCACCTGCGACTGGACACCACGCGTCCCGGTCCACCTCTATGCCGCCTCTGGCGATCGCAGCATCCCCTACGCCAACTCCGAACACTGCCTGCAAGCACTGCACAGCGACAAGGCCACCCTGCTCGACCTCGGCGACATCGACCACGGCAGCACCGCCCGTATCGCACTTCCACAGATCCTGGAGGTATTCCAACAGCAGGCCCCACCCACCTGA
- a CDS encoding helix-turn-helix transcriptional regulator, whose protein sequence is MTSKPATEQYLRDLARLRRVRDRMDREYTQPLDVEALARDAHMSAGHLSRQFRLAYGESPYGYLMTRRIERAMALLRRGDLSVTEVCFTVGCQSLGTFSTRFTELVGMPPSTYRREAALATAGIPSCVAKQVTRPIRNREAQVADPQLA, encoded by the coding sequence GTGACCAGCAAACCCGCCACGGAACAGTACCTGCGCGACCTCGCGCGACTGCGCCGCGTCCGCGACCGGATGGACCGGGAGTACACACAGCCGCTGGACGTCGAGGCGCTCGCCCGCGACGCGCACATGTCGGCCGGGCACCTCAGCCGCCAGTTCCGCCTCGCCTACGGCGAATCGCCATACGGCTACCTGATGACACGGCGCATCGAGCGCGCGATGGCGCTGTTGCGTCGCGGCGACCTCAGCGTCACCGAGGTCTGTTTCACGGTCGGCTGCCAGTCGCTGGGCACCTTCAGCACTCGCTTCACCGAGCTGGTCGGTATGCCGCCCAGCACCTACCGTCGCGAGGCGGCCCTCGCGACGGCGGGGATACCGTCCTGCGTGGCGAAACAGGTGACCAGACCGATCAGGAATCGAGAAGCGCAGGTCGCCGACCCGCAATTAGCCTGA
- a CDS encoding VOC family protein has translation MDITIHSSFLPQDDPDAALAFYRDTLGFEVRKDVGYNGLRWITVGPADQPGTSIVLHPPAVDPGITDDERRAILEMMAKGTYGGILLATKDLDGTFERVQASDAEVVQEPTEQPYGVRDCAVRDPAGNLVRIQELR, from the coding sequence ATGGACATCACCATTCACTCGAGCTTCCTTCCCCAGGACGACCCGGACGCAGCCCTCGCCTTCTACCGCGACACCCTCGGCTTCGAGGTCCGCAAAGACGTCGGATACAACGGGCTGCGCTGGATCACCGTCGGCCCCGCCGACCAGCCCGGAACCTCCATCGTCTTGCATCCGCCCGCCGTCGACCCCGGCATCACCGACGATGAGCGCCGCGCCATTCTCGAGATGATGGCCAAAGGCACCTATGGCGGCATCCTCCTGGCCACCAAGGACCTCGACGGCACCTTCGAGCGGGTGCAGGCCAGCGACGCCGAGGTCGTTCAAGAACCGACCGAGCAGCCGTACGGGGTTCGCGACTGCGCGGTTCGCGATCCCGCGGGCAACCTGGTCCGCATCCAGGAGCTGCGCTGA
- a CDS encoding excinuclease ABC subunit UvrA: MTTATRTKTKSPAPHAADSHDLIRVHGARVNNLQDVSIEIPKRRLTVFTGVSGSGKSSLVFSTIAAESQRLINETYSAFVQGFMPSQARPEVDVLEGLTTVITVDQQRMGADPRSTVGTATDASAMLRILFSRLGQPHIGSPQAFSFNVASISGAGAVAIERAGRTVKERRSFSITGGMCPRCEGRGAVSDIDLTQLYDNSKSLAEGAFTIPGWKSDSFWTVRVYAESGFVDPNKPIRKYTKKELNDFLYKEPTKVKVDGVNLTYEGLIPKVQKSFLAKDPDALQPHIRAFVDRAVTFTICPECGGTRLSELARSSRIGGINIADACAMQISDLAEWVRGLDEPSVAPLLAALGHTLDSFVQIGLGYLSLERPSGTLSGGEAQRVKMIRHLGSALTDVTYVFDEPTIGLHPHDIQRMNDLLRQLRDKGNTVLVVEHKPETIVIADHVVDLGPGAGAGGGTVCFEGTVEGLRASGTITGRHFDDRAAVKEAVRKPIGTLEIRGATTHNLQDLDVDIPLGVLCVVTGVAGSGKSSLVHGSIPRGADVVSVDQGAIRGSRRSNPATYTGLLDPIRKAFAKANGVKPALFSANSEGACPNCNGVGVVYTDLAMMAGVATTCEECEGKRYQASVLEYHLGGRDISEVLAMSVTEAEDFFGAGEARIPAAHAILGRLAAVGLGYLSLGQPLTTLSGGERQRLKLATHMAEEGGVYVLDEPTAGLHLADVEQLLGLLDRLVDSGKSVIVVEHHQAVMAHADWIIDLGPGAGHDGGRIVFEGTPADLVAARSTLTGEHLAAYVGS, encoded by the coding sequence ATGACCACGGCCACGAGGACGAAAACGAAGTCGCCGGCGCCGCACGCTGCCGACAGCCACGATCTGATCCGCGTGCACGGCGCGCGCGTGAACAACCTCCAGGACGTCAGCATCGAGATCCCCAAGCGCAGGCTGACGGTGTTTACCGGCGTCTCCGGCTCGGGTAAGAGCTCGCTGGTGTTCAGCACCATCGCCGCGGAGTCGCAGCGGCTGATCAACGAAACCTACAGTGCCTTCGTACAAGGCTTCATGCCGTCGCAGGCGCGGCCCGAGGTCGACGTGCTCGAAGGGCTGACGACCGTGATCACCGTCGACCAGCAGCGGATGGGTGCCGACCCCCGCTCCACGGTCGGTACCGCCACCGACGCCAGCGCGATGCTGCGCATCCTCTTCAGCCGACTCGGGCAGCCGCACATCGGCTCACCCCAGGCGTTCTCCTTCAACGTCGCCTCGATCAGTGGAGCGGGTGCGGTCGCCATAGAACGCGCCGGACGAACCGTGAAGGAGCGTCGCAGCTTCAGCATCACCGGCGGCATGTGCCCGCGCTGCGAAGGCCGCGGCGCAGTCTCCGATATCGACCTCACCCAGCTCTACGACAACTCCAAGTCGCTCGCCGAGGGCGCGTTCACCATCCCGGGCTGGAAGTCGGACAGCTTCTGGACGGTGCGGGTCTACGCCGAGTCGGGCTTCGTCGACCCGAACAAGCCGATCCGCAAGTACACCAAGAAGGAACTCAACGACTTCCTCTACAAAGAGCCGACCAAGGTGAAGGTCGACGGCGTCAACCTCACCTACGAGGGGCTGATCCCCAAGGTGCAAAAGTCGTTCCTCGCCAAAGACCCCGACGCGCTGCAGCCGCACATCCGGGCGTTCGTGGACCGGGCGGTCACCTTCACCATCTGTCCCGAATGCGGTGGCACCCGGCTCAGCGAGCTTGCCCGCTCCTCGCGGATCGGCGGGATCAATATCGCCGACGCCTGCGCGATGCAGATCAGCGACCTCGCCGAATGGGTCCGCGGCCTCGACGAGCCGTCGGTCGCGCCGTTGCTCGCCGCGCTGGGGCACACCCTCGACTCGTTCGTGCAGATCGGGCTGGGATACCTCTCACTCGAACGGCCGTCGGGGACGCTGTCGGGCGGTGAGGCGCAGCGCGTCAAGATGATCCGCCACCTCGGGTCGGCGCTCACCGATGTCACCTACGTCTTCGACGAGCCCACCATCGGGCTGCATCCGCACGACATCCAGCGGATGAACGACCTGCTGCGGCAACTGCGGGACAAGGGCAACACGGTGCTCGTCGTGGAGCACAAGCCGGAGACGATCGTGATCGCCGACCACGTTGTCGACCTCGGCCCCGGTGCCGGTGCGGGGGGCGGCACCGTCTGCTTCGAGGGCACCGTCGAGGGGCTGCGGGCCAGCGGGACCATCACCGGCCGCCATTTCGACGATCGCGCCGCCGTCAAGGAGGCGGTGCGCAAGCCCATTGGCACGCTGGAGATCCGCGGCGCGACAACACACAACCTTCAGGACCTCGACGTCGATATCCCGCTCGGGGTGCTCTGCGTTGTCACCGGAGTCGCCGGCTCCGGCAAGAGCTCGCTCGTGCACGGGTCGATCCCCCGCGGCGCGGATGTGGTGTCGGTCGACCAGGGCGCTATCCGCGGCTCGCGGCGCAGCAACCCGGCGACATACACCGGACTGCTCGACCCGATCCGCAAAGCGTTCGCGAAGGCCAACGGCGTGAAGCCAGCGCTGTTCAGCGCCAACTCCGAGGGCGCCTGTCCCAACTGCAACGGCGTCGGGGTGGTCTACACCGACCTGGCGATGATGGCCGGTGTCGCCACCACCTGCGAGGAGTGCGAGGGGAAGCGGTATCAGGCGTCGGTGCTGGAATACCACCTCGGCGGCCGCGACATCAGCGAGGTGCTGGCGATGTCGGTGACCGAGGCCGAGGACTTCTTCGGCGCAGGCGAAGCGCGCATACCGGCCGCGCACGCCATCCTCGGTCGGCTCGCCGCCGTCGGGCTCGGCTACCTCAGCCTCGGTCAGCCGCTCACCACGCTGTCCGGCGGCGAGCGGCAGCGGCTCAAGCTGGCCACCCACATGGCCGAGGAGGGCGGCGTCTACGTCCTCGACGAGCCGACCGCGGGCCTCCACCTCGCCGACGTCGAGCAGTTGCTCGGCTTGCTCGACCGGCTCGTCGACTCCGGCAAGTCGGTCATCGTCGTAGAGCACCATCAGGCGGTCATGGCGCACGCCGACTGGATCATCGACCTCGGCCCCGGCGCAGGCCACGACGGCGGCCGGATCGTCTTCGAAGGCACGCCTGCCGACCTCGTCGCCGCCCGCTCCACCCTCACCGGCGAGCACCTCGCGGCCTACGTCGGCAGCTGA
- a CDS encoding fused (3R)-hydroxyacyl-ACP dehydratase subunits HadA/HadB: MVESAFDVAGLVGHRYRADDFYEVGREKIREYARAVQDFHPAHWSEDAAGELGYAGLIAPTTFISTAAMLANRRLLETVMTGYDMFVQTDQVFEMYKPVLTGDQLISDVELSSIRRIAGKDLLTITNTFTDQTGDIVQIMHTTVVGITSEDVNAEISDTIERVIMSGLDTTPRTAVAAADGLSIANPDPETAPRLSQISRTRVPRTATRFDDIAVGDELPARTIRLTRGDLVNYAGVSGDANPIHWHDEVAALAGLPDVIAHGMLTMGLGAGFVTGWLGDPGAMIRYGVRLSNYTVIETASAGSVEFTGRIKSIDPASKTAVVVIVAKSAGRKVFGLATADVRLA, from the coding sequence TTGGTGGAATCAGCGTTCGATGTGGCCGGGCTGGTGGGGCATCGCTATCGTGCGGACGACTTTTACGAGGTGGGACGCGAGAAGATCCGCGAGTACGCGCGCGCGGTGCAGGATTTCCACCCGGCGCACTGGAGTGAGGACGCTGCCGGTGAGCTCGGATACGCCGGTCTGATCGCACCGACCACGTTCATCTCCACCGCCGCGATGTTGGCCAACCGCAGGCTCCTCGAGACCGTCATGACCGGCTACGACATGTTCGTGCAGACCGATCAGGTTTTCGAAATGTACAAGCCGGTACTCACCGGCGACCAGTTGATCAGCGATGTCGAACTGTCCTCGATCCGTCGCATCGCGGGCAAGGACCTGCTCACCATCACCAACACCTTCACCGACCAGACCGGTGACATTGTGCAGATCATGCACACCACCGTCGTCGGCATCACCAGCGAAGACGTCAACGCCGAGATCAGCGACACGATCGAGCGCGTCATCATGAGCGGACTCGACACGACCCCCCGGACTGCGGTTGCGGCAGCCGACGGACTATCGATCGCGAATCCGGATCCGGAAACCGCCCCACGCCTGTCCCAGATCTCACGCACGCGTGTTCCGCGCACCGCAACCAGATTCGACGATATCGCCGTCGGTGACGAGCTTCCCGCTCGAACCATTCGCCTGACGCGCGGCGATCTGGTGAACTATGCCGGAGTCTCCGGGGATGCGAACCCTATCCACTGGCACGACGAAGTCGCTGCGCTCGCGGGTCTTCCGGATGTGATTGCCCACGGCATGCTCACCATGGGCTTGGGGGCGGGATTTGTCACCGGATGGCTCGGTGACCCGGGCGCGATGATCAGATACGGGGTCCGGCTGTCGAACTACACGGTCATCGAAACCGCCTCCGCTGGCAGTGTCGAGTTCACCGGGCGCATCAAGTCGATCGACCCTGCGAGCAAGACCGCTGTCGTCGTCATCGTCGCGAAGTCCGCCGGACGCAAGGTTTTCGGCCTCGCCACCGCGGATGTCCGCCTCGCATAG
- the rox gene encoding rifampin monooxygenase: MIDVIVAGGGPTGLMLASELRLHGVHTLVLEKEAEPTRQVRSLGLHVRSVEVMDQRGLLDRFLAHGQQYPLGGFFAGITKPRPDRLDTAHPYVLGIPQPVTERLLAEHAIELGVEIRRGCELVGLSQDDRGVTVEPDDGKQLRARYLVGCDGGRSTVRKLLGVDFPGEPPRVEYLLGEMEVAAPPETLAAVVAEVRKTHKGFGAGPSGDGVYRVVVPAEGVAEDRSAAPTLEEFKQQLRVFAGTDFGVHSPRWLSRFGDATRLAERYRVGRVLLAGDAAHVHPPLGGQGLNLGVQDAFNLGWKLAAEVNGWAPEGLLDSYHTERHPVAADVLNNTRVQSELMSSEPGPRSVRLLLSELMDFEEVNRYLTEKITAIGVRYDLGEGHELLGRRLRDVGLKRGRIYELMHGGRGLLLDQTGRLSVAGWADRVDHVVDVSEELDVPAALLRPDGHVAWVGENQQDLLSQLPKWFGAAVS, translated from the coding sequence ATGATCGACGTGATCGTTGCCGGCGGCGGACCGACCGGTTTGATGCTGGCCAGTGAGTTGCGGCTGCACGGTGTGCACACGCTCGTGCTGGAGAAGGAGGCGGAGCCGACCAGGCAGGTCCGGTCGCTCGGCCTGCACGTGCGCAGCGTCGAGGTGATGGACCAGCGCGGTCTGCTGGATCGGTTCCTCGCGCACGGCCAGCAGTACCCGCTCGGCGGCTTCTTCGCCGGCATCACAAAGCCGCGGCCCGACCGGCTGGACACCGCACATCCGTACGTCCTCGGCATCCCGCAGCCCGTCACCGAGCGTCTGCTGGCCGAACACGCCATCGAACTCGGTGTCGAAATCCGGCGCGGCTGCGAGCTGGTCGGGCTGAGCCAGGACGATCGCGGGGTGACCGTCGAGCCGGACGACGGCAAACAGCTGCGCGCGCGCTACCTCGTCGGCTGCGACGGCGGCCGCAGCACGGTACGCAAGCTGCTCGGCGTCGACTTCCCCGGCGAGCCCCCCCGGGTCGAGTATCTGCTGGGCGAGATGGAGGTGGCCGCGCCGCCGGAGACGCTGGCCGCCGTGGTGGCTGAGGTCCGCAAGACCCACAAGGGGTTCGGTGCCGGGCCCTCTGGGGACGGGGTGTACCGCGTCGTCGTGCCCGCAGAGGGGGTGGCCGAGGACCGGTCGGCCGCGCCGACCCTCGAGGAGTTCAAGCAGCAACTGCGGGTGTTCGCCGGCACCGACTTCGGCGTGCACTCACCGCGTTGGCTGTCCCGCTTCGGCGACGCCACCCGGCTGGCCGAGCGCTACCGGGTCGGCCGGGTGCTGCTGGCCGGCGACGCGGCGCACGTCCACCCACCGCTGGGCGGGCAGGGCCTCAACCTCGGCGTCCAGGACGCGTTCAATCTGGGCTGGAAACTGGCCGCCGAGGTCAACGGCTGGGCACCGGAGGGGCTGCTGGACAGCTACCACACCGAACGGCACCCAGTAGCCGCCGACGTGCTGAACAACACCCGCGTGCAGTCCGAGCTGATGTCCTCCGAGCCGGGTCCCCGGTCTGTGCGCCTGCTGCTGTCGGAACTCATGGACTTCGAGGAGGTGAACCGGTACCTGACCGAGAAGATCACCGCGATCGGGGTTCGCTACGACCTGGGCGAGGGGCACGAACTGCTCGGCCGACGGCTGCGGGACGTCGGGTTGAAGCGGGGCCGCATCTACGAGCTGATGCACGGCGGCCGCGGGCTACTGCTCGACCAGACCGGCCGGCTCTCGGTGGCGGGCTGGGCAGATCGGGTCGACCACGTCGTCGACGTCAGCGAGGAACTGGACGTGCCCGCGGCGCTGTTGCGGCCGGACGGCCACGTGGCGTGGGTCGGTGAAAACCAGCAGGACCTGCTCAGCCAGCTGCCCAAGTGGTTCGGCGCTGCCGTCAGCTGA
- a CDS encoding recombinase family protein — protein sequence MKVFEEKISGNLKVADRPGPRAALDYMRPGDMLTVQEADRLGRNLLEGLIVLNDLFQQGISVKILHGIAVGEHTERSLILDLALALAEDRRRDIVRKTRDGLASAARRDRTGGRPRVGDADKRRAILARRAECQSLREIARGVGVSLAVVHGEVKTAATADADTGEPASNT from the coding sequence GTGAAGGTGTTCGAGGAGAAGATCAGCGGCAATCTGAAAGTCGCCGACCGGCCCGGTCCGCGTGCGGCGCTGGACTACATGCGTCCCGGTGACATGCTCACCGTCCAGGAGGCCGACCGGCTCGGCCGCAACCTCCTCGAAGGCTTGATCGTGCTCAACGACCTGTTCCAGCAAGGCATCTCGGTGAAGATCCTGCACGGTATCGCCGTCGGCGAGCACACCGAACGCAGCCTGATTCTGGACCTGGCGCTCGCCCTGGCCGAGGATCGCCGCCGCGACATCGTCCGCAAGACCCGCGACGGGTTGGCGTCCGCAGCGCGGCGCGACCGCACAGGAGGCCGCCCTCGTGTCGGCGACGCCGACAAACGCCGTGCGATCCTGGCTCGCCGCGCCGAATGCCAATCGCTGCGTGAGATCGCCCGCGGTGTCGGCGTCAGCCTTGCCGTGGTCCACGGTGAGGTGAAGACCGCAGCGACTGCCGACGCCGATACCGGTGAACCCGCATCGAACACCTGA
- a CDS encoding SMI1/KNR4 family protein: protein MTSDALERLRRILPPSPASAEWSALDLQGVAAAEAALGVQLPPDYLDFLAVYGAGSLDDSLLIAAPAEAPGHQYSTSVVDITGAFRRAAAKPYIAEDLGDGDTYIHWGVDGGGDYYYLWRIEGESSAEWPVCVYGDELTVLPYGIVEFLARACTGGLPRELQRKFRGNGHEFLHWQDRYRRDVEQYGSGSYIGG, encoded by the coding sequence ATGACAAGCGATGCGCTCGAACGTTTGCGGCGGATTCTCCCGCCATCGCCGGCCAGCGCGGAGTGGTCGGCGCTGGACCTGCAGGGGGTGGCGGCGGCCGAGGCCGCGTTGGGGGTCCAGCTGCCGCCGGACTACCTGGACTTCCTCGCGGTCTACGGCGCCGGGTCGCTTGACGACTCCCTGCTGATCGCGGCACCGGCGGAGGCGCCCGGCCACCAGTACAGCACGAGTGTGGTGGATATCACCGGGGCGTTTCGCCGGGCTGCTGCCAAGCCGTACATCGCCGAAGATCTGGGTGACGGTGACACGTATATCCACTGGGGCGTGGATGGTGGTGGCGACTACTACTACCTGTGGCGCATCGAGGGCGAGTCGAGCGCCGAGTGGCCGGTGTGCGTATACGGGGACGAATTGACGGTCCTGCCGTACGGGATCGTGGAATTCCTGGCCAGAGCCTGTACCGGAGGCCTTCCCCGTGAGCTGCAGCGCAAGTTCCGCGGCAACGGCCACGAATTCCTGCACTGGCAGGACCGGTACCGCCGCGACGTCGAGCAGTACGGGTCCGGGTCATACATCGGCGGCTGA
- a CDS encoding recombinase family protein, with the protein MAELVYTRVSTDEQSTARQTHVIGEAGLVDGADGVRVFADPATSSKIPALEREGFGTG; encoded by the coding sequence ATGGCCGAACTCGTCTATACGCGGGTTTCCACCGACGAGCAGAGCACCGCACGCCAGACGCACGTGATCGGCGAGGCCGGTCTCGTCGACGGTGCCGACGGTGTGCGAGTGTTCGCCGATCCGGCCACCTCGTCGAAGATCCCCGCTCTCGAACGCGAAGGCTTCGGCACGGGGTGA
- a CDS encoding immunity 53 family protein, with product MSEHEHVLDWLQSWYSAQCDGDWEHGWGVRIETLDNPGWTVTIDLAETSLAHREFRRKQVARGEHDWVHAWTDERSFHLACGPGNLTEALMLFRAWASDSRG from the coding sequence ATGTCCGAGCATGAACACGTCCTTGACTGGTTGCAGAGCTGGTACAGCGCGCAGTGCGATGGCGACTGGGAACATGGATGGGGTGTTCGGATCGAGACACTCGACAACCCGGGCTGGACCGTCACGATCGATCTCGCGGAAACGTCGCTGGCGCACCGGGAGTTTCGCCGGAAACAGGTCGCTCGGGGTGAGCACGACTGGGTACACGCATGGACCGACGAGCGGTCATTCCATCTCGCGTGCGGTCCGGGAAACCTGACCGAGGCGCTCATGCTGTTCCGCGCCTGGGCAAGTGATAGCCGGGGGTAG
- a CDS encoding glycoside hydrolase family 5 protein gives MTIHDVNRRLARTINVCPNLGSPLESGYTVELTAHEFDLFGRAGFSAVRLGVYWAAHCGDAPDFRIASQAVDRVHTYLDLAAERDLAVVLTNFLDPDLIAKPPQYLPRLLSITDQVATAFADRPRSVVLEPFTEPRDALDPLWNDTLRELLTVIRKADTERAVIFGPAAYNNIRMLPQLSLPDDPNLIVTIHQYWPITFTMQGEQWLGTDTPFGDPRSWLGTTWTGTDQQRGELAAGYASLAAWAEANRRPVFVGEFGTTTKADPASRGCWTEFNRRQAEEHGFSWGCWSFAPTFALYDLESQTWNQPLLRALMD, from the coding sequence ATGACCATTCATGACGTTAACCGGCGGCTGGCCCGCACGATCAATGTGTGCCCGAACCTCGGGTCCCCGTTGGAGTCCGGCTACACCGTCGAACTGACCGCACACGAATTCGACCTCTTCGGGCGGGCGGGGTTCTCTGCGGTCCGGTTGGGTGTGTACTGGGCGGCGCACTGCGGCGACGCACCCGACTTCCGTATCGCATCACAGGCTGTGGACCGCGTTCACACCTACCTGGACCTGGCGGCCGAGCGCGACCTGGCGGTGGTGCTCACCAATTTCCTCGACCCGGACCTGATCGCGAAACCACCGCAGTACCTGCCCCGCCTGCTGTCGATCACCGACCAGGTCGCGACCGCGTTCGCCGACCGCCCGCGGTCGGTCGTGCTGGAGCCGTTCACCGAACCGCGCGATGCCCTCGACCCGCTGTGGAACGACACCCTGCGCGAGCTGCTGACCGTGATCCGAAAGGCCGACACCGAGCGCGCCGTCATCTTCGGCCCCGCCGCCTACAACAACATTCGTATGTTGCCGCAGCTCTCACTGCCCGACGACCCCAACCTGATCGTCACCATCCATCAGTACTGGCCGATCACCTTCACCATGCAGGGCGAGCAATGGCTGGGCACCGACACCCCGTTCGGCGATCCGCGCTCGTGGCTTGGCACCACCTGGACTGGAACCGACCAGCAGCGTGGCGAATTGGCCGCGGGCTACGCGAGCCTGGCCGCCTGGGCCGAAGCCAACCGCCGCCCTGTATTCGTCGGCGAGTTCGGCACCACCACCAAAGCCGACCCGGCCAGCCGCGGCTGCTGGACCGAGTTCAACAGGAGGCAGGCCGAGGAGCACGGGTTCTCCTGGGGCTGCTGGTCTTTCGCGCCCACCTTCGCCCTCTACGACCTCGAATCCCAGACCTGGAATCAGCCACTGCTACGCGCACTGATGGACTGA
- a CDS encoding DUF4158 domain-containing protein produces the protein MDAGRERLQLVRNKSRATRLGFGLFLKFFGLEARFPHGPEEFPPSVVSYMAEQLKVDPAEFAAYPWSGRSAKYHREQIRAAYGFREFSVVIYGRIRSIEFDQRRSMPPRPLFSPPALAVLGLLAESARHPYEMRTLLRERGLDRALKLKHATLYDLLPRLTAAGLVEQDDPARPGNRPERTVYRITPAGITSLMTWLRELLSDPAHDAAAFAAALSFMFALPGNEVAELVSHRAERINVTIEEVEAGLAAAPDVEPVFLTDHGYAQALRRAERDWLLAFAADVRQGALTWPLGDEEYSDDHS, from the coding sequence GTGGACGCTGGTCGGGAACGACTGCAGTTGGTGAGGAACAAGTCCAGGGCTACCCGGCTGGGCTTCGGGCTGTTCCTGAAATTCTTCGGGCTGGAGGCTCGGTTTCCGCATGGTCCGGAGGAGTTCCCGCCTTCGGTGGTGTCCTATATGGCCGAGCAGCTGAAGGTCGACCCAGCCGAGTTTGCCGCCTATCCGTGGTCGGGCCGGTCGGCGAAGTATCACCGTGAACAGATCCGAGCGGCGTACGGCTTCCGTGAGTTCAGTGTCGTCATATATGGTCGAATTCGATCAATCGAGTTCGACCAAAGGAGGAGTATGCCACCCAGGCCACTGTTCAGTCCTCCCGCCCTGGCCGTGCTGGGGCTCCTGGCGGAAAGCGCGCGACACCCGTATGAGATGCGAACCCTGTTGCGCGAGCGCGGGCTCGACCGTGCCCTCAAGCTCAAGCACGCGACGCTCTACGACCTGCTGCCCCGGCTGACGGCGGCCGGACTGGTCGAGCAGGACGACCCGGCGCGCCCCGGAAACCGTCCAGAGCGCACGGTCTACCGCATCACCCCGGCCGGGATCACCTCGCTGATGACCTGGTTGCGGGAGTTGCTCAGCGATCCCGCACACGACGCGGCCGCCTTCGCCGCGGCGCTGTCGTTCATGTTCGCGCTGCCCGGAAATGAAGTGGCGGAACTGGTCTCACACCGCGCCGAGCGCATCAACGTCACCATCGAGGAGGTCGAGGCCGGGCTCGCCGCCGCGCCGGACGTCGAGCCGGTGTTCCTCACCGATCACGGCTACGCCCAAGCACTACGCCGCGCCGAGCGCGATTGGCTGCTCGCCTTCGCGGCCGACGTCCGCCAGGGCGCATTGACCTGGCCTCTCGGCGATGAGGAGTACTCCGATGACCATTCATGA